In the genome of Girardinichthys multiradiatus isolate DD_20200921_A chromosome 7, DD_fGirMul_XY1, whole genome shotgun sequence, one region contains:
- the LOC124871587 gene encoding eIF5-mimic protein 2-A-like — protein MNNQRQQKPTLTGQRFKTRKRDEKERFDPSQFQESIVQGLNQSGSDLDAVAKFLDSSGAKLDYRRYAESLFDILVAGGMLAPGGTLSEDMICTEFCVFKAQEDMETMQAYAQVFNKLIRRYKYLEKGFEEEIKKLLLFLKGFTESERNKLAMLTGILLANGNISASILSSLFNENVVKEGVSACFAVKLFKSWLSEKDINSVAGSLRKVGMDNRLLELFPANKRSSEHFSKYFNDAGLKELSDFAKNQQSIGTRKELQKEIEDLMSRGDTLKDIITYTREEMKKSNISEQTMVGMIWSSVMSSVEWNKKEELVAEQAIKHLKQYSPLLKAFTSQGFSELTLLLKIQEYCYDNIHFMKAFQKIVVLLYKADVLSEEAILKWYTEAHQPKGKGFFLEQMKTFVEWLKHAEEESESEEEEAD, from the exons atgaatAATCAAAGGCAACAGAAGCCGACGCTAACAGGCCAGCGTTTCAAAACTAGAAAAAGAG ATGAAAAAGAGAGGTTTGACCCGTCCCAATTTCAGGAAAGCATTGTGCAAGGTCTAAATCAAAGTGGTTCTGATCTGGACGCTGTTGCGAAATTCCTCGATAGCTCTGGTGCCAAGCTCGACTACAGACGATATGCTGAGTCTCTGTTCGACATCCTGGTGGCCGGAGGAATGCTGG ccCCAGGTGGTACTCTGTCTGAAGACATGATCTGCACAGAATTCTGTGTCTTCAAAGCACAAGAGGACATGGAGACCATGCAGGCATACGCGCAG GTCTTCAACAAGCTCATCAGGCGTTACAAATACTTGGAAAAGGGATTTGAGGAGGaaatcaaaaag CTGCTGCTTTTTCTCAAGGGCTTCACAGAGTCTGAACGCAACAAACTGGCCATGCTCACGGGAATTCTGCTGGCCAATGGTAATATCTCTGCCTCCATTCTCAGCAGCCTCTTCAACGAAAACGTGGTCAAAGAAG GTGTTTCAGCCTGCTTTGCTGTGAAACTCTTTAAATCCTGGCTTTCCGAGAAGGACATAAACTCAGTCGCTGGCAGTCTTCGGAAGGTTGGCATGGACAACAGGCTGTTG GAACTGTTTCCAGCCAACAAACGCAGCAGTGAGCACTTTTCTAAGTACTTCAACGATGCAGGGCTGAAGGAGCTTTCAGACTTCGCCAAAAACCAGCAGTCTATAGGTACACGCAAGGAGCTACAGAAAGAGATTGAAGATCTGATGTCACGAGGGGACACCCTCAAGGAT ATTATCACGTACACCCGAGAGGAAATGAAGAAGAGCAACATCTCGGAGCAGACCATGGTCGGAATGATTTGGTCCAGCGTGATGAGCTCTGTGGAGTGGAACAAGAAGGAAGAGCTGGTTGCAGAACAAGCCATTAAACACTTGAAG CAATACAGCCCGCTGCTGAAGGCTTTTACCTCCCAGGGATTCTCTGAACTCACTCTTCTGCTAAAGATCCAGGAATACTGCTATGACAACATCCACTTTATGAAGGCCTTCCAGAAAATCGTTGTTCTGCTCTACAAAG cgGATGTCTTGAGTGAAGAGGCAATTCTGAAGTGGTACACCGAAGCCCATCAGCCCAAAGGAAAAGGCTTTTTCCTGGAACAGATGAAAACGTTTGTCGAATGGCTCAAGCACGCAGAGGAAG aGTCCGAGTCAGAGGAAGAAGAGGCTGACTGA